The nucleotide window GCTCCGTTGCATCTCCCACCCCAAAAGGCTGCAAACTTCTCTGCTTGGGCTGCACTGCATGCTCCCTCCTGCATGACACTGGGCAGCAGGAAAGAGCCTCAGCTCTCTGTTTTTCGCACAGGTTGGGGGCAAAGCAagtgggaaaagggaaggagagatGCACTATCCTGGTGCTGTGCAGAGGGAATACCCGGAGCAGCCCTGAATGGAGTGGCCATGGCCATACCCAGCTCAGCACCACCTGTGGGGTCTGCCACGAGCCATCCTCATGGGATGAGATCCCACTGATTCCAGCCCCAAAATGAGCAGGGCCGATAGCTAGGGGGCATGCTCTGCTAGTGATGCCATGCCCCCTCCTCACTCCCTGCTCTCTCCGGCCCCTTccccttgctgtgctgctgcaggcatgGATAACTTCGAGTACAGCATCCAGCTGAACGACCGTGACTGGGCTGAGTTCTTGCGGGCGGTGGAGGAATGCAACCAAGAACCGGCTGCCCTGGctacagcagaggagcagtgccTCAGTGACATTGAGCAAGGGGACGGTGTGCCCGCTCCGTGCAGCACCAGGGCAGGCATCGAGCCAGGGCTTGGCAAGGCGAGCTGTTCCCCACATGGGCTGTGTGGAGAGGACGAAGTAGATCTGTGCTCATCCATTCTACGTGAAGGCAAGCAGCCCGTCTGCCCTCTGTTTGCTGCCATGCCCAGCGTGCAGGGCAGGCAGCCGCcccatcctcctgcagctgagGGCACCGCGGGGCAGGATGCAGCGTCgggggaaggagctgctggcagcggGGCCATGGAGCACCCTGAGCACCCTGCTGCGCCCTGTGCCCAAGGAGAAGATGCCGGTATGGAGCAACCCTGTGGGAGcccagcagtggcacagggagGTGCCCAGGAGATTACTGCATGGAAAAGCCATGCTGAGGTGCCGGGACCTACCCACGAgcaccctgctgcagagcttggggagaaagcaggcagcCAGCCCAGCGTCCTGGAGGTGGTGAGACCCAAAGTGCCAGCATCGGCGAGGAAGAGCCGCAAGCAGCGTGGAGTTGGTGGCACCGAGGTGACCCCTGGGGACAAGGAGCCAGCAGGGAGCCCAGCGCGGGGCAGCACAGCATCCAGCAGGGCCCCCTCATCCTCCCCGCTGACCTCAAGGAAgggcaaagggaaggagaaggcGGCCAAAGCGGCACCCATGAGGCTGAGCAGTGAGGAGGCTGCGGAGAGCAAACGGCCGACAGGCAGCCCTGGTGTGGAGTTGGGGGGTGTGTCCCCCAGCATGTCCCCAAAGCTGAAGGCAAAGGAGTCAGGAGAACAGTCACCAGGGAAGGCAAGGGCCACCAAGCTGGCCAGGCAGGTGGGGGGTACAGGGGCGTGTGACACTGTGCCAGTGGTGGTCACTCCACCGGACACCACGGCAGTGGTTGTCACCCCATCGGTTGTTGTCACTACACCAGATGCCACGCCAGTGGTTGTCACCACACCAGTGGTTGTCTCTGGGCTGGGAGAGCTGTGCCAGGAGGGGAAGGCTCTTGGTCCCCAaagtgtggctgctgctgctgctgggggctgcagggatTTCACAGCCAGCCCCCCCCGGGTGATGGGCTCCCCGACATTCGCAGTTGGGGGCTCTCCTGGGACAGACACCCTGGATGTGACGTGGCCTGAGATGTATGACTATTTGTTCTGCGAGTCCCAGGgggaagaagaagcagcagagaacGCGGTGGAGGGCGAGAAAACGCCTTTGGAAAGGGAAATATCCTTGCCTGAACTGTATGAGTACTTTTTCAATGAACCTGAAGGAAGTAGGAAAAAAGCCAAGCGTAAGgacaggaagaggaaggagtTCTTTGGCTTGCACCATGCTGAGCTGCAAAAGGAGGATCCCGAAGCGGCTACAGCCAAAGAGCCCCTGGTTGCCACAGTGCCTGAGCTGTATGAACACTTCTTCCCTGACAGACCCCAGCACAGGGGGGGCTGGAGGGGATTTCTCTTCTCTTCACCAGCCTCTGAGGTGAAGAAAGCCGTGGGGGCTCTGATGTCCATCCTGCAGAGGCCAAAGCCACACAGCAAAACCCAAGCGCCCACCTCCCCATCACTGGCACGGAGAGGGTCCCACCTTGCTCTGGTGCCAGTGGGAGGGGGTCCTGAGTATCCACCAGCTTTGGACATGGCCCTTGCACTGAGAGGTAAAGCAGATGGAGCCCACGGCTGGCTCTGCATGGAGACTGCTGAGGTCTGTGCGTTGCTGGCTTTGCACTGTGCATGCATGCAGCAAGGTGTGCACTGTGCATGCATGCAGTGGGGTGTGCACTGTGCATGCATTTAGCAGGGTGTGCAGTTTGCATGCAtgcagcaggctgtgtgctggCCCCAATCCCTCTCCTAGCTGGGTTAGTTGTCCCCGTGCTTGTGCCATCCTGCGGAACAACATACTTGAGTTCCTGGTGAGGGGATGGGAGGGAAAATAGCCAAATCCTTCTGCGCCAAAGGACCCTGAGATATGTCAATGactgctgagctgcagtctGATGAGGTGGGAGCAAAAAGCACCAACTTTGCGGCTGCATCCTGAGCTTGCTCCCCTTCCCGCAGGCAGACCCGAGGCCCCGCTGGCGTTGACCCACAAGGACATGTGCCTTGTCTTCTGTGCCTTTGCCTCCTGGGCGGTGAAGACCTCCGACCTGCAGGCTCCGGATGCCTGGAAAACCGGTGTGTGGTGTGTGGGGTTGGGGGAGGATGGGGTGTGCAGGGAGGAAGGCAGGGATCCCATCACCAAAATGTGCCGGTGGGAAAATGCAgctgttttcctgctgttccAAAGGTGATTTCTAACACCTCCTATAGGAATGTTGGTCCTGACACCTTGCTTAGGGTCTTTCCCTGTGCATAGGGTCTGCTGCCTTGCATGTAGCCTGCAAGAGACCCCAGTTTTATCCCAGAACAGCCTTTGCTGGTTGGCACCAAGATGCCATTGAGGCGGCACCGAGATGGCATCGAGGTGGCCCCAGGCTGCTGGGAGAAATGTTCCCCACGAAGGTCATCAGGAAGCTGACACCCAGGCTGAGAATAGCATGCTAGCTAAAGCAGCTCCACACCACGATCACAAGGAGCTCTTGGCCAGCTCTTCCTTGCCTTCTTAGTTCCAGGGGGCAGACGTGGGCACAGTGAGCTTCATGCCATGGGATTGCATAAAGCAGTGTGCAAGGAGCTTTTCTTGGGCACACATGGGATGATCTGATCTCTGCTATGAGCCaaactgaaagattttgctGGGTGTTCAGAGAAGTTCTCCATCCATTTGTACATCTCTATTTTCTCATTCTGAGTTTTGggtattttctgcttttggctGGGATCAGGATGTCTGCAGATAGCCCACAGAGTGATATGGTGGGATGGGGGCCTGGGGTTACAAAAACTCCCAGCACTGTGTTGGCACCAAGTTAAGGCCACTGCCTTTGAGATATCAGGAGAGCTAACTCAAGAGATGCTccagtgttgttgtttttttcccagtatttcATATATAAGTTGTCACAAGCCATGCCAGATGCAACCACCATCACCATCCTGGCATCCACACCTTGTGTAGATCTACTGTGATCAATGCAACACTGTCGCAGTGCTCAATCCAACACCAACATGGTGCTTAATCCAACACCAGCATGGTGCTCAATCCAAGACCATTATGGTGCTCAATCCAACACCATTATGGTGCTCAATCCAAGACCAACATGGTGCTCAATCCAACACCATCATGGTGCTCAATCCAAGACCAACATGGTGTTCAATCCAACACCAACATGGTGCTCAATCCAACACCATCATGGTGTTCAATCCAACACCATTATGGTGCTCAATCCAACACCATTATGGTGCTCAATCCAACACCAACATGGTGTTCAATCCAACACCATCGTGGTGTTCAATCCAACACCATTATGGTGCTCAATCCAACACCATTATGGTGCTCAATCCAACACCAACATGGTGTTCAATCCAACACCATCATGGTGTTCAATCCAACATCATCACAGTGTTCAATTCAACACCAGCATGGTGCTCAGTAACTCCCCACCAGTCTGCTCAATCTATTACCACCATTATGGTGCTCAGTCCTTTCACTTCTCAGCACACAAGTGAAGTCTGTGCATCCTTTCCCTTGAAACAGCCATCTGGTGGAACTACGACCCATGTGCCCAAACTAGAGATCCAGATGTAGTCTCCAAGGTGTGGGCAGCGCAGGATGGAATGCACTGGGAACAACCCCATGAGATGGGGATACATAGTAGGAGGTCCCATTGCCTCCAAGTTGGGAG belongs to Meleagris gallopavo isolate NT-WF06-2002-E0010 breed Aviagen turkey brand Nicholas breeding stock chromosome 23, Turkey_5.1, whole genome shotgun sequence and includes:
- the PERM1 gene encoding PGC-1 and ERR-induced regulator in muscle protein 1 — encoded protein: MDNFEYSIQLNDRDWAEFLRAVEECNQEPAALATAEEQCLSDIEQGDGVPAPCSTRAGIEPGLGKASCSPHGLCGEDEVDLCSSILREGKQPVCPLFAAMPSVQGRQPPHPPAAEGTAGQDAASGEGAAGSGAMEHPEHPAAPCAQGEDAGMEQPCGSPAVAQGGAQEITAWKSHAEVPGPTHEHPAAELGEKAGSQPSVLEVVRPKVPASARKSRKQRGVGGTEVTPGDKEPAGSPARGSTASSRAPSSSPLTSRKGKGKEKAAKAAPMRLSSEEAAESKRPTGSPGVELGGVSPSMSPKLKAKESGEQSPGKARATKLARQVGGTGACDTVPVVVTPPDTTAVVVTPSVVVTTPDATPVVVTTPVVVSGLGELCQEGKALGPQSVAAAAAGGCRDFTASPPRVMGSPTFAVGGSPGTDTLDVTWPEMYDYLFCESQGEEEAAENAVEGEKTPLEREISLPELYEYFFNEPEGSRKKAKRKDRKRKEFFGLHHAELQKEDPEAATAKEPLVATVPELYEHFFPDRPQHRGGWRGFLFSSPASEVKKAVGALMSILQRPKPHSKTQAPTSPSLARRGSHLALVPVGGGPEYPPALDMALALRGRPEAPLALTHKDMCLVFCAFASWAVKTSDLQAPDAWKTVFLASFGTLSAIRYFRRQVREGRPRT